A single genomic interval of Pyrus communis chromosome 7, drPyrComm1.1, whole genome shotgun sequence harbors:
- the LOC137739021 gene encoding large ribosomal subunit protein uL22y-like, protein MVKYSREPDNPTKSCKAQGEGLRVHFKNTRETAHAIRKMHLAKAKRYLEDVLAHKQAIPFRRFCRGVGRTAQAKNRQSNGQGRWPVKSANFILDLLKNAESNAEVKGLDVDSLYVSHIQVNQAQKQRRRTYRAHGRINPYMSSPCHIELILSEKEEAVKKEAETQLAPRKSRKGQALQSGASS, encoded by the exons ATG GTGAAGTACTCGAGGGAGCCCGATAATCCCACCAAGT CCTGCAAGGCCCAGGGCGAGGGTCTAAGAGTTCATTTCAAG AACACGAGAGAGACTGCCCATGCCATCAGGAAGATGCATTTGGCAAAGGCCAAAAGGTacttggaagatgttttagccCACAAGCAAGCCATTCCCTTTCGCCGCTTTTGCCGCGGTGTTGGTCGAACTGCTCAGGCGAAGAACCGCCAGTCCAATGGTCAGGGACGTTGGCCGGTTAAGTCTGCTAATTTCATTCTTGATTTGCTCAAGAATGCTGAGAGCAATGCTGAG GTAAAAGGGCTTGATGTGGATTCGCTCTACGTCTCTCACATCCAGGTCAACCAGGCTCAGAAACAGAGACGCCGCACGTATCGTGCTCATGGGAGAATAAATC CTTATATGTCATCTCCCTGCCATATCGAGTTGATTTTGTCAGAGAAAGAAGAGGCAGTAAAGAAAGAG GCCGAAACTCAGTTGGCTCCCAGGAAATCGAGGAAAGGTCAAGCACTGCAGAGCGGTGCTTCTTCTTGA
- the LOC137738948 gene encoding F-box/kelch-repeat protein At3g27150-like yields the protein MSREKEMEGTAEEEGGGRGGGEDSRELFRDECNNNVLSCKKLVFASNAGEKVGNQGLSRRGFQYSRQLRLEVDGSGSLGTVPRKPQDTDYTIPPLTDEVEALILARVPRSEYPKFCTINKRFFTLLKSGELYKIRAKLGIKEPSVFVSQHGENTWWEFDRRFRFCRKLPILPSDSCFASSDRESLCAGTHLLVSGREIEGVVVWRYDMEANQWSKGPSMISPRCMFASATCGSYAYVAGGMGLASDWKAMDSTERYDPGTKSWEPLPNMKQERRGCSGCFLDNKFFVIGGKDRHGSDLFCAEAFDIEKHTWELIPDMLEADWATLSNSSPPLIAVVASELYSLKTSTNELKVYLKQSKAWKKLGVVPVRADATSGWGVGFKSLGDELLVSQSSSDANAGGPALMYTCCPDPTADELQWQALEQGHSHSTRFIINCSVMAA from the coding sequence ATGTCCAGAGAAAAAGAAATGGAGGGtactgcagaagaagaaggaggaggacgaggaggaggagaagataGCAGGGAGTTGTTTAGAGATGAATGCAATAATAATGTTCTCAGTTGTAAGAAATTGGTGTTTGCTAGTAATGCCGGAGAAAAGGTTGGAAATCAAGGCCTGAGCCGCCGTGGATTTCAATATTCACGGCAGCTTAGGCTCGAAGTTGATGGTTCTGGTTCCTTAGGAACCGTGCCACGTAAACCGCAGGATACAGACTATACAATTCCTCCCCTCACTGATGAGGTGGAGGCCTTGATCTTAGCCAGGGTGCCGAGATCAGAGTACCCGAAGTTTTGTACCATAAACAAGCGATTTTTCACGCTGTTGAAGAGCGGTGAGCTATACAAGATCAGGGCCAAACTTGGGATCAAGGAGCCCTCTGTGTTTGTGTCGCAACACGGGGAGAATACATGGTGGGAATTTGACAGGCGGTTCAGGTTTTGCAGGAAGCTCCCAATCCTACCGTCGGATTCGTGCTTCGCGTCAAGCGACAGGGAGTCCCTTTGTGCAGGGACTCATCTCCTGGTGTCCGGCAGAGAGATAGAGGGTGTTGTTGTTTGGAGGTATGACATGGAAGCAAACCAATGGAGCAAGGGTCCTAGCATGATCAGTCCGAGGTGTATGTTTGCTTCTGCAACATGTGGTTCCTACGCATATGTGGCCGGCGGGATGGGACTGGCAAGTGATTGGAAAGCCATGGATTCTACTGAGAGATACGATCCCGGGACTAAATCATGGGAGCCCCTTCCGAATATGAAGCAAGAGAGGAGGGGCTGCTCCGGCTGTTTCTTGGACAACaagttttttgtaattggagGGAAAGATCGTCATGGAAGCGATTTATTCTGTGCTGAAGCCTTTGATATTGAGAAACACACATGGGAACTCATCCCGGACATGCTAGAAGCTGACTGGGCAACTCTAAGTAACTCGTCTCCGCCTCTTATTGCGGTGGTGGCCAGCGAGCTGTACTCTCTTAAAACTTCCACGAATGAGCTCAAGGTGTATTTGAAGCAAAGCAAGGCATGGAAGAAGTTGGGGGTCGTTCCGGTAAGAGCTGATGCTACTTCCGGATGGGGTGTAGGGTTTAAGTCACTCGGGGACGAGCTACTTGTCAGCCAATCTTCATCAGATGCAAATGCAGGAGGCCCTGCCCTCATGTACACTTGCTGCCCTGATCCAACCGCTGATGAATTGCAGTGGCAAGCTCTTGAGCAGGGCCACAGCCACAGTACCCGCTTCATCATTAATTGTTCCGTCATGGCTGCTTGA
- the LOC137739238 gene encoding F-box/kelch-repeat protein At3g27150-like, whose translation MDFKIGPLDLDSHDLRVRVRALARNSGSPSTGSDHVDSLSAQFKESTSREKEMEGTAAEGGGGGEESRGLCRDERNNNVLSCKKWVFASNNAGEKLGNQSLSRREFKYPRQLGLEVDGSGSLGTVPRKPQDADYTIPPLIDELEALILARVPRSEYRKFCTINKRFFALLKSGELYKIRAELGIKEPSVFVSQHGENTWWEFDRKFRFCRKLPILPSDSCFTSSDRESLCAGTHLLVSGREIEGVVVWRYDMEANQWSKGPSMISPRCMFASATCGSYAYVAGGMGLASDWKAMDSAERYNPGTKSWEPLPNMERERRSCSGCFLDNKFYVIGGKDRHGSDLFCAEAFDIEKHTWELIPDMLEADWTTLSNPSPPLIAVVANRLYSLETSTNELKVYLKQSKAWKKLGVVPVRADATSGWGVALKSLRDELLVIQSSLDAYAGGPALIYTCRPDPTADELQWQALEHGHSRPTRFIVNCSVMAA comes from the exons ATGGACTTCAAAATTGGGCCATTGGATCTAGACAGTCATGAcctgagagtgagagtgagagccCTGGCTAGAAACAGTGGTTCCCCATCAACTGGATCGGACCAT GTTGACTCCCTG TCTGCTCAATTTAAG GAGTCAACGTCCAGAGAAAAAGAAATGGAGGGTACTGCAgcagaaggaggaggaggaggagaagaaagcaGGGGTTTGTGTAGAGATGAACGCAATAATAATGTTCTCAGTTGTAAGAAATGGGTGTTTGCTAGTAATAATGCCGGAGAAAAGCTTGGAAATCAAAGCTTGAGCCGCCGTGAATTTAAATATCCACGACAACTTGGGCTTGAAGTTGATGGTTCCGGTTCCTTAGGAACTGTGCCACGTAAACCGCAGGATGCAGATTATACAATTCCTCCCCTCATTGATGAGTTGGAGGCTTTGATCTTAGCCAGGGTGCCGAGATCAGAGTACCGGAAGTTTTGTACCATAAACAAGCGCTTTTTCGCGCTGTTGAAGAGCGGTGAGCTATACAAGATCAGGGCCGAACTTGGGATTAAGGAGCCCTCTGTGTTTGTGTCGCAACACGGGGAAAATACGTGGTGGGAATTTGACAGGAAGTTCAGGTTTTGCAGGAAGCTCCCGATCCTACCGTCAGATTCGTGCTTCACGTCAAGCGACAGGGAGTCCCTTTGTGCAGGGACTCATCTCCTGGTGTCTGGCAGAGAGATAGAGGGTGTTGTTGTTTGGAGGTATGACATGGAAGCAAACCAATGGAGCAAGGGTCCTAGCATGATCAGTCCGAGGTGTATGTTTGCTTCTGCAACATGTGGTTCCTACGCATATGTGGCCGGCGGGATGGGATTGGCAAGTGATTGGAAAGCCATGGATTCTGCTGAGAGATACAATCCTGGGACTAAATCATGGGAGCCCCTTCCAAACATGGAGCGAGAGAGGAGGAGCTGCTCCGGCTGTTTCTTGGACAACAAGTTTTATGTGATTGGAGGGAAAGATCGGCATGGAAGCGATCTATTCTGTGCAGAAGCCTTTGATATCGAGAAACACACATGGGAACTCATCCCGGACATGCTAGAAGCTGACTGGACAACTCTAAGCAACCCATCTCCGCCACTTATTGCGGTGGTGGCCAACCGGCTCTACTCTCTGGAAACTTCGACAAATGAGCTCAAGGTGTATTTGAAGCAAAGCAAGGCATGGAAGAAGTTGGGAGTCGTTCCAGTAAGAGCTGACGCTACTTCCGGATGGGGTGTAGCCTTGAAGTCGCTCAGGGACGAGCTACTTGTCATCCAATCATCATTAGATGCATATGCAGGAGGCCCTGCCCTCATATACACTTGCCGCCCTGATCCAACTGCTGACGAATTGCAGTGGCAAGCTCTTGAGCACGGCCACAGCCGCCCTACCCGCTTCATAGTTAATTGTTCCGTCATGGCTGCTTGA